From Candidatus Limnocylindrales bacterium, a single genomic window includes:
- a CDS encoding potassium transporter Kup: protein MLEAAPVEPVSASAAEGSAHVHDSGVAGHGNRTAALVLGAIGVVFGDIGTSPLYAFRECFEHHGLAVTAPNVLGLLSIVIWSLLLIVTLKYLFFVMRADNGGEGGILALMTLVVPPDRRRDRRNRLFVTFGLFGATLLYGDGMITPAISVLSAVEGLELATPFFTPFIVPISIAVLTGLFWMQRHGTGKVGQIFGPITVVWFGVLGAMGTSCILEHPAVLAAFNPFLGLGFFAKNGLEGFLVLGSVLLVVTGAEALYADMGHFGRRPIRIAWMSVAGPSLLLCYLGQGALLIEHPEMINNPFFNMAPSWALLPLVVLATAATVIASQAIISGVFSLSRQALQLGYQPRVEVCHSSAHEIGQVYVPVINWILFVATITLVVGFGSSASLAGAYGIAVALTMVVTTILTGVCARRRWGWSKPAAIALTGAFLVIDLAFFGAACTKILDGGWVPLAAAVIVYTIMKTWRRGADLLNEYATAARLPVEYFLADLDAHPVTRVPGTAICMDARGAGVPRTLLHNIKHNHVLHEHIILLTIRTAESPHVEDQNRLRIHRYRDDFIRIIAQYGFMENPTVAQVLELAQQAGVDVDLQRATYFFGRETLIIGDKKGLATWRKYIFDFLFRNAYGAYLHLGVPPNRVIEIGQQVEI, encoded by the coding sequence ATGCTCGAAGCCGCGCCGGTCGAACCGGTCTCCGCAAGCGCCGCCGAAGGCAGCGCGCACGTCCACGACAGCGGCGTCGCCGGCCACGGCAACCGCACGGCCGCGCTGGTGCTCGGCGCCATCGGTGTCGTTTTCGGCGACATCGGCACGAGCCCGCTGTACGCGTTCCGCGAATGTTTCGAGCACCACGGGCTGGCGGTCACCGCGCCGAACGTGCTCGGCCTGCTTTCGATCGTCATCTGGTCGCTGCTGCTGATCGTCACGCTGAAGTATCTGTTCTTCGTCATGCGCGCCGACAACGGCGGCGAGGGCGGGATCCTCGCGCTGATGACGCTGGTCGTGCCGCCCGACCGGCGCCGCGACCGCCGCAACCGCCTGTTCGTCACGTTCGGCCTGTTCGGAGCCACGCTGCTCTACGGCGACGGAATGATCACGCCGGCGATCTCGGTGCTCAGCGCCGTCGAGGGTCTCGAGCTCGCCACGCCGTTCTTTACGCCGTTCATCGTACCGATCTCGATTGCCGTGCTGACCGGCCTGTTCTGGATGCAGCGTCACGGCACCGGCAAGGTCGGACAGATCTTCGGCCCGATCACCGTGGTGTGGTTCGGCGTGCTCGGAGCGATGGGCACGAGCTGCATTCTCGAGCATCCGGCGGTGCTCGCGGCGTTCAATCCGTTCCTCGGCCTGGGTTTTTTTGCGAAGAACGGGCTCGAAGGGTTTCTCGTCCTCGGCTCGGTGCTGCTCGTCGTGACCGGCGCCGAAGCGCTGTATGCGGACATGGGCCATTTCGGCCGCCGTCCGATCCGTATTGCATGGATGTCGGTGGCCGGGCCGTCCCTGCTGCTGTGTTATCTCGGGCAGGGCGCGCTGCTCATCGAGCATCCCGAGATGATCAACAATCCGTTCTTCAACATGGCTCCGTCGTGGGCGCTGCTGCCGCTGGTCGTGCTCGCCACGGCTGCGACGGTGATCGCCTCGCAGGCCATCATCTCGGGAGTGTTCTCGCTGTCGCGGCAGGCTCTGCAGCTCGGCTACCAGCCGCGCGTCGAAGTCTGCCATTCGTCGGCGCACGAGATCGGACAGGTCTACGTGCCGGTCATCAACTGGATCCTGTTCGTCGCGACCATCACGCTGGTGGTCGGATTCGGATCGTCCGCCTCGCTGGCCGGCGCGTACGGTATCGCCGTCGCGCTGACGATGGTGGTCACGACGATCCTGACCGGCGTCTGTGCGCGCCGGCGCTGGGGATGGTCCAAGCCTGCCGCGATCGCGCTGACCGGCGCGTTCCTCGTCATCGATCTCGCGTTCTTCGGCGCGGCATGCACGAAGATCCTGGACGGCGGCTGGGTGCCGCTCGCCGCCGCGGTGATCGTCTACACGATCATGAAGACCTGGCGGCGCGGCGCCGACCTGCTCAACGAATACGCGACCGCCGCGCGGCTGCCGGTCGAATACTTCCTGGCCGACCTCGACGCGCATCCGGTTACGCGCGTGCCCGGCACGGCGATCTGCATGGACGCGCGCGGCGCCGGCGTTCCGAGGACGCTCCTCCACAACATCAAGCACAATCACGTGCTTCACGAGCACATCATCCTGCTGACGATCCGGACGGCCGAGAGTCCGCACGTCGAAGACCAGAACCGGCTGCGGATCCATCGCTATCGCGACGATTTCATCCGCATCATCGCGCAGTACGGATTCATGGAGAACCCCACGGTCGCCCAGGTGCTCGAGCTCGCGCAGCAGGCGGGAGTCGACGTCGACCTGCAGCGCGCCACGTACTTCTTCGGGCGCGAGACGCTCATCATCGGCGACAAGAAAGGACTTGCGACGTGGCGCAAGTACATCTTCGATTTCCTGTTCCGCAACGCGTACGGCGCGTACCTGCATCTCGGCGTTCCGCCGAATCGCGTGATCGAGATCGGCCAGCAGGTCGAGATCTGA
- the icd gene encoding isocitrate dehydrogenase (NADP(+)), with product MPTYKHVTVPSGGERIGLDSSGRLEVPDNPILPFIEGDGTGPDIWKASVRVFDAAVAKAYGGKKKIAWMEIYAGEKANEVYGPATWLPDETNDVIREFRVAIKGPLTTPVGGGIRSINVALRQIHDLYACVRPVRYFSGVPSPVKAPEKLNIVLFRENTEDVYSGIEFQAGSADADAVAKFITSKCKKEIRPGSAIGVKPTSKEGSQRLVRRAVAYAIANNRSSVTIVHKGNIMKFTEGAFRDWGYELAASEFGAQTITENEVYEKHGGKAPAGKVVIKDRIADAMFQQLLLRPDEYEVVATMNLNGDYLSDAAAAQVGGLGLAPGANIGDQAAVFEATHGTAPKYAGLDKVNPGSVILSGVLMFEHLGWSEVARMIESSVEKTISSKVVTYDLARQMEGAKEVSCSGFASAMIENL from the coding sequence ATGCCGACCTACAAACACGTGACCGTTCCGTCCGGCGGCGAGAGAATCGGGCTCGATTCGTCCGGCCGCCTCGAAGTTCCCGACAATCCGATCCTGCCTTTCATCGAAGGCGACGGTACCGGCCCCGACATCTGGAAAGCTTCCGTCAGGGTCTTCGATGCCGCGGTCGCCAAGGCCTACGGCGGCAAAAAGAAGATCGCGTGGATGGAGATCTACGCCGGCGAGAAGGCCAACGAGGTCTACGGCCCGGCAACCTGGCTTCCCGACGAGACCAACGACGTCATCCGCGAGTTCCGCGTGGCCATCAAGGGCCCGCTGACGACGCCGGTCGGCGGTGGCATCCGCTCGATCAACGTCGCGCTCCGGCAGATCCACGATCTTTACGCGTGCGTGCGGCCGGTGCGCTACTTCAGCGGCGTTCCGTCGCCGGTCAAGGCTCCCGAAAAGCTCAACATCGTACTGTTTCGCGAGAACACCGAGGACGTCTACTCGGGCATCGAGTTCCAGGCCGGCAGCGCTGACGCCGACGCGGTCGCGAAGTTCATCACGTCGAAGTGCAAGAAGGAGATCCGTCCCGGATCGGCGATCGGCGTCAAGCCGACGTCGAAAGAGGGCAGCCAGCGTCTCGTCCGTCGCGCCGTTGCCTATGCGATCGCGAACAACCGCAGCTCGGTGACGATTGTCCACAAGGGCAACATCATGAAGTTCACCGAAGGCGCGTTCCGCGACTGGGGCTACGAGCTCGCGGCCAGCGAGTTCGGCGCGCAGACGATCACCGAGAACGAAGTCTACGAGAAGCACGGCGGCAAGGCGCCGGCCGGCAAGGTCGTGATCAAGGACCGCATCGCCGACGCGATGTTCCAGCAGCTGCTGCTGCGCCCCGACGAGTACGAAGTCGTTGCGACCATGAATCTCAACGGCGACTATCTCTCCGATGCAGCCGCGGCGCAGGTCGGCGGGCTCGGGCTCGCGCCGGGTGCGAACATCGGCGACCAGGCCGCCGTCTTCGAAGCGACGCACGGCACTGCGCCGAAGTACGCGGGCCTCGACAAGGTGAATCCCGGCTCGGTGATCCTGTCGGGCGTGCTGATGTTCGAGCACCTCGGCTGGAGCGAGGTCGCCCGGATGATCGAATCGTCGGTCGAAAAGACCATTTCGTCGAAGGTCGTCACCTACGACCTCGCGCGCCAGATGGAAGGCGCAAAAGAAGTTTC